The following are from one region of the Paenibacillus bovis genome:
- the yhbY gene encoding ribosome assembly RNA-binding protein YhbY: MLTGKQKRFLRSQAHHLDPIFQIGKAGMNEGIVRHVVDAIETRELMKVSVLNNCLEEPKDLAEQLAEGAGAELVQVIGRTIILYKESKDHKQIELPRG; this comes from the coding sequence ATGTTAACAGGAAAACAAAAACGTTTTTTGCGCAGTCAGGCGCACCATCTCGATCCGATTTTCCAAATCGGCAAAGCCGGTATGAATGAAGGAATCGTTCGTCACGTAGTCGATGCGATCGAGACGCGCGAACTGATGAAGGTATCCGTACTCAACAACTGCCTGGAAGAGCCAAAAGATCTGGCCGAGCAGCTGGCTGAAGGCGCAGGCGCAGAACTGGTACAGGTTATCGGTCGTACGATCATTCTGTACAAAGAGTCCAAAGATCACAAGCAAATCGAGCTGCCAAGAGGGTAA
- a CDS encoding GGDEF domain-containing protein → MQTIIQTLFNNLTFLTTILFFGNLFLKFIDRKLHRVNWLIPVLAGIFAGMIGICMMSFFSIRLHTGNNTVMVDFRQLAIMISFYYGGSWSGLISAILIGIYRLFSGEPLQFSSWVGFGNAMFTYVVTSLCMRRQREISLKVWFRAIIATLLVYIVAVTILQAIEHIMLNLLFGLLYICAGLFAYYIIRYIQRADDTLVMTREAANHDFLTKLYNPRAFDRLFRQTLNEAREHQQSFALVVVDIDFFKKINDNYGHLNGDTVLIQVAEVLGRTIRPGDYCARKGGEEFAVILNDCTEQQALELAEQIRITMQQHTFVLEEGQNIYLTISLGVSCYPLTAPAELFREADRALYEAKENGRNRVELANQ, encoded by the coding sequence ATGCAAACGATTATTCAGACGTTGTTCAACAATCTTACCTTTTTGACCACTATTCTTTTTTTTGGCAATCTTTTTCTAAAATTTATTGATCGAAAATTACATAGGGTAAACTGGCTTATTCCTGTGCTGGCGGGTATATTCGCCGGGATGATCGGGATTTGCATGATGAGCTTTTTCTCTATTCGTTTGCATACCGGCAACAATACCGTAATGGTGGATTTCCGCCAGCTGGCTATTATGATTTCCTTTTATTATGGCGGATCATGGAGTGGCCTTATTTCGGCTATCTTGATCGGCATTTATCGTCTGTTCAGTGGAGAGCCGCTGCAATTCAGTTCATGGGTGGGCTTTGGCAATGCCATGTTCACGTATGTGGTAACTTCTCTCTGTATGCGTCGCCAGCGGGAGATATCGCTGAAAGTCTGGTTTAGAGCGATTATTGCCACGCTGCTCGTCTATATTGTCGCGGTGACGATTCTGCAGGCGATTGAGCATATTATGTTGAATCTGCTGTTTGGACTATTATATATTTGCGCAGGTTTATTTGCTTATTATATTATCCGCTATATCCAGCGGGCAGACGATACGCTGGTAATGACCAGGGAAGCAGCCAATCATGATTTTTTGACCAAATTATATAATCCACGTGCGTTTGATCGTTTGTTTCGGCAGACACTCAATGAAGCCAGGGAACATCAACAATCTTTTGCGCTGGTCGTGGTAGATATCGACTTTTTCAAAAAGATTAATGATAATTACGGACATCTGAATGGAGACACGGTGTTGATCCAGGTAGCCGAGGTGCTCGGCCGAACTATCCGCCCGGGCGATTACTGTGCACGCAAAGGTGGAGAAGAATTTGCAGTTATTCTGAATGACTGCACCGAACAGCAAGCGCTGGAGCTAGCTGAGCAGATACGGATAACGATGCAACAGCACACCTTTGTATTGGAAGAAGGGCAGAATATTTATCTGACTATTTCGCTCGGAGTCAGCTGCTATCCGTTAACCGCGCCTGCCGAGCTGTTCCGTGAGGCTGACCGTGCCTTGTATGAAGCCAAGGAAAATGGACGTAATCGGGTCGAATTGGCGAATCAATAG
- the yqeH gene encoding ribosome biogenesis GTPase YqeH encodes MTELSGLTAGTKCSGCGIVLQNESPDHPGYIPAQALERTPLLCQRCFRIRNYNESSTVTVDQSEFLRLLGQVGEQDALVIHIVDLFDFHGSVISGLQRFVGNNPVVLAVNKTDLLPKVTNWNKIRNWVQKEAKELGLKVEDIVLCSAKQNTGFDRLLDIVGSMRGDRDVYVVGATNVGKSTLINRLISDYSDLEEELTTSRYPGTTLDTVNIPLDDGHYIIDTPGIVYESRYTELVNKQDLAAIMPDKPLKPLVYQLNEGQSLFFGAMARFDFVQGGHQSFTFYLNNRLKIHRTKLERADELFANHAGVMLAPPVKADLDKLPAWTRHELRILKGKPTDIFISGLGWIKANSTDGALVAVHLPKGVKVMMRPSLI; translated from the coding sequence ATGACAGAACTGAGCGGATTAACCGCCGGAACCAAATGCAGCGGCTGCGGTATTGTGCTGCAAAACGAATCACCGGATCATCCGGGCTATATACCGGCACAGGCGCTTGAACGGACACCACTGCTGTGTCAGCGCTGTTTCCGTATACGTAACTACAACGAATCGTCGACAGTAACGGTAGATCAGAGTGAATTCTTACGTCTGCTTGGTCAAGTAGGGGAACAGGATGCTCTGGTCATCCATATTGTCGACCTGTTCGATTTTCATGGCAGTGTCATCTCGGGATTGCAGCGTTTTGTAGGCAATAACCCGGTAGTACTGGCTGTCAACAAAACGGATCTGCTGCCCAAAGTAACCAACTGGAACAAAATCCGTAACTGGGTTCAGAAGGAAGCCAAGGAGCTTGGACTCAAAGTAGAAGATATCGTACTGTGCAGTGCCAAGCAGAACACAGGCTTTGACCGTCTGCTGGATATTGTCGGTTCGATGCGCGGTGATCGTGATGTATACGTGGTCGGAGCCACCAATGTCGGCAAATCCACGTTGATTAATCGCTTGATCTCCGATTACAGCGACCTGGAAGAAGAATTGACCACTTCCCGTTATCCGGGTACAACACTCGACACGGTTAATATTCCGCTGGATGATGGTCATTATATTATTGATACGCCGGGAATTGTGTACGAATCCCGCTATACCGAGCTGGTGAACAAGCAGGATCTGGCTGCCATTATGCCAGACAAGCCGCTCAAGCCGCTCGTGTATCAGTTAAATGAAGGACAATCGCTGTTCTTCGGTGCGATGGCACGTTTTGACTTTGTACAGGGAGGACATCAGTCCTTTACCTTCTATTTGAACAATCGTCTCAAAATCCACCGCACCAAGCTGGAACGTGCGGATGAACTGTTCGCCAACCACGCAGGTGTGATGCTGGCTCCTCCGGTCAAAGCGGATCTGGACAAGCTGCCGGCATGGACGCGTCACGAATTGCGTATTCTAAAAGGCAAACCGACAGATATCTTTATCTCCGGACTGGGCTGGATCAAAGCCAACAGTACGGACGGTGCGCTGGTCGCTGTACACCTGCCAAAAGGCGTAAAAGTGATGATGCGTCCGTCTCTGATCTGA
- a CDS encoding S1 RNA-binding domain-containing protein, protein MSLEAGRIVTLPIGREVSPYGFFLLDGEQEVLMHYSELIGKVKVGDRVEVFIFHDTEDRLAATMKKPLLTLGELGKLKIADLHPRLGAFLEMGLGRQLLLPMSELPEKPELRPHIGDDVYVVMQHDRQGRLLARLAGEEEFSPLVFHAPSTWMNEWVDALVYKPLQMGTFVLVDGGVLGFGALGLIHQNERSRMLRLGERVKVRVTQVREEDGRLNLSMIQRKEIGRDEDSQRLLSFMLDRPDHAMPYSDRTPPDVIKQRFGISKAAFKRALGKLMKEGVVVQDQNWTRMVDKNAPAAESSPESQQ, encoded by the coding sequence ATGAGCCTGGAAGCAGGAAGAATTGTTACGCTTCCCATAGGACGTGAAGTATCTCCATATGGTTTTTTCCTGCTCGATGGTGAACAGGAAGTATTGATGCACTACAGCGAGCTGATCGGCAAAGTAAAAGTAGGCGACCGGGTGGAAGTGTTTATTTTCCATGATACCGAAGATCGTCTGGCAGCTACGATGAAAAAGCCGCTGCTTACCCTGGGTGAATTGGGCAAGCTCAAAATTGCCGACCTGCACCCGCGTCTAGGCGCCTTTCTGGAAATGGGTCTGGGACGCCAGTTGCTGCTGCCAATGAGCGAGCTGCCCGAGAAGCCCGAGCTGCGTCCGCATATCGGTGATGATGTCTATGTAGTAATGCAGCATGACCGTCAAGGTCGTCTGCTGGCTCGTCTCGCCGGTGAAGAAGAGTTCAGTCCACTGGTATTCCATGCTCCATCCACCTGGATGAATGAGTGGGTGGATGCACTGGTATACAAACCGCTGCAAATGGGTACCTTTGTACTCGTGGATGGCGGTGTACTCGGATTCGGCGCACTCGGTCTGATTCATCAGAACGAGCGCAGCCGGATGCTGCGTCTCGGTGAACGGGTCAAAGTTCGTGTTACCCAGGTACGTGAAGAAGACGGACGTTTGAATCTGTCGATGATTCAGCGCAAGGAAATCGGACGTGACGAAGATTCACAGCGTCTGCTGTCCTTTATGCTGGATCGTCCGGATCATGCGATGCCGTATTCAGACCGTACCCCGCCTGATGTGATCAAGCAGCGTTTTGGAATCAGCAAAGCTGCTTTCAAGCGCGCGCTTGGCAAGCTGATGAAAGAGGGCGTAGTCGTACAGGATCAGAACTGGACACGTATGGTGGACAAAAATGCCCCTGCTGCTGAAAGTTCCCCGGAATCGCAGCAATAA
- the rsfS gene encoding ribosome silencing factor, which produces MALNPEQLLQMTIDAAESIKAHDLVALDLRGISLVADYFVICHGNSDTQVQSIASEVRKRAHDANVVIRGMEGVNAARWVLIDLGDVVVHIFHRDEREYYNIERLWSDAKVVEKV; this is translated from the coding sequence ATGGCATTAAATCCGGAACAATTGCTGCAAATGACAATTGACGCAGCCGAAAGTATAAAAGCTCACGACCTGGTGGCACTGGACCTGAGAGGAATCTCACTGGTAGCCGACTATTTTGTAATCTGTCATGGTAATTCCGATACCCAGGTACAATCGATTGCATCCGAAGTGCGCAAGCGCGCTCATGATGCAAATGTAGTTATCCGCGGTATGGAAGGCGTGAATGCTGCCCGCTGGGTACTGATCGATCTGGGAGATGTAGTCGTACACATTTTCCATCGCGATGAGCGTGAATATTACAATATCGAGCGTCTGTGGTCTGACGCCAAAGTGGTGGAGAAAGTATGA
- a CDS encoding class I SAM-dependent DNA methyltransferase, whose translation MEDMPYPDWLRFVREAWERYGMPRTVAELGCGTGSITIPLVNSGFRMTGIDLSSDMLSVARDKMESTPQGHRLFQDGSVQWICQNMTSWQMPEPVDSVISFCDCLNYLTEPEDVIRTFESTYSGLKPGGTFIFDVHHPNTLRRYDEEQPFMLDDRSISYLWTCEYNQPRTEIEHHLTIFARVSEDSQSLYERFEEVHIQRSYEQEWLTTELYKAGFRDVKCYADFEWIEAGDDAARLFFVAVK comes from the coding sequence ATGGAAGATATGCCTTATCCGGACTGGCTGCGTTTTGTAAGGGAAGCGTGGGAGCGGTACGGAATGCCACGTACAGTAGCCGAGCTGGGCTGTGGTACCGGCAGTATCACGATTCCGCTGGTTAATTCCGGTTTCCGGATGACCGGGATAGATTTATCCTCGGATATGCTGTCGGTGGCCCGGGACAAAATGGAATCGACACCGCAGGGACACCGGCTGTTTCAGGATGGCAGTGTGCAGTGGATTTGCCAGAATATGACCAGCTGGCAGATGCCAGAGCCGGTAGACAGTGTTATTTCTTTTTGTGACTGTCTGAATTATTTGACCGAACCGGAAGATGTGATTCGTACGTTTGAGTCGACTTATAGTGGACTCAAGCCGGGGGGGACTTTTATTTTTGATGTGCATCATCCCAATACGCTGCGCCGTTACGACGAAGAGCAGCCATTTATGCTCGATGATCGGTCGATCTCCTATCTGTGGACTTGTGAATATAATCAGCCGCGCACAGAGATTGAGCATCATTTAACTATTTTCGCGCGGGTTAGTGAAGACAGTCAGTCCCTGTACGAGCGGTTTGAAGAAGTTCATATCCAGCGCTCCTACGAACAGGAATGGTTGACTACCGAGCTATACAAAGCCGGATTCCGTGATGTCAAATGCTATGCCGATTTTGAATGGATAGAAGCAGGCGACGATGCAGCCCGTTTATTTTTTGTTGCTGTAAAGTAA
- a CDS encoding YqeG family HAD IIIA-type phosphatase, which translates to MFELLIPKLRVNTVFDINLEKLYAQGYRGIITDLDNTLVGAKSPAATPELIEWFAKVKKYGFELIIVSNNKMDRVSLFATPLDIKFVHAARKPSNAPFRKAMKLMNCRDDQTIVVGDQLLTDVYGGNRLGLFTVLVLPIALNEEGWRTRFNRQVERLARTRLRKKGLWSEEERNK; encoded by the coding sequence TTGTTTGAATTGCTCATTCCTAAATTACGTGTAAATACGGTGTTTGATATTAATCTGGAAAAGCTGTATGCCCAGGGGTATCGGGGGATTATTACGGACCTCGACAACACACTGGTTGGTGCCAAGTCACCTGCAGCTACGCCTGAACTGATAGAATGGTTCGCCAAAGTAAAAAAGTATGGATTTGAACTGATTATTGTATCCAATAACAAAATGGACAGGGTCTCCCTGTTTGCGACTCCGCTGGATATCAAGTTCGTGCATGCAGCACGTAAGCCGTCCAATGCCCCTTTCCGGAAGGCGATGAAATTGATGAACTGCCGCGACGATCAGACGATTGTTGTGGGGGATCAGCTGTTGACGGATGTGTATGGAGGGAATCGTCTGGGCTTATTCACAGTTCTGGTGCTGCCTATTGCTCTCAATGAAGAGGGCTGGCGAACCCGGTTTAATCGTCAGGTGGAACGGCTGGCAAGAACAAGACTTCGCAAAAAAGGCTTATGGTCTGAGGAGGAACGCAATAAATGA
- the yqeK gene encoding bis(5'-nucleosyl)-tetraphosphatase (symmetrical) YqeK, with translation MNLTRAELIQSVSSQMPEKRWRHTEGVMQSAVVLARRYGADPDKADIAAILHDVAKYWPSDRQEQLLRDKALNDELLLYDKPLWHSEIGAYVAETEYGIEDTEILNAIRYHTSGRVGMTTLEKVICLADYIEPGRDFPGVDHIRRLAETSLEAGLVAGFDSTINLLLARRQVIYPLTVLSRNDLVKQLELEGEL, from the coding sequence ATGAATCTGACACGCGCTGAACTCATTCAATCCGTCTCCTCTCAAATGCCGGAAAAGCGCTGGCGCCACACCGAGGGTGTCATGCAGTCTGCTGTCGTGCTCGCCCGGCGCTATGGAGCTGATCCCGACAAGGCAGATATTGCCGCCATTTTGCACGATGTCGCCAAATACTGGCCGAGCGACCGTCAGGAGCAGCTGCTCCGTGACAAGGCGCTCAATGATGAACTGCTGTTATACGACAAGCCGCTATGGCATTCGGAGATCGGCGCGTATGTCGCCGAGACCGAATATGGTATTGAGGATACGGAGATTCTCAATGCGATCCGCTATCATACATCCGGCCGCGTCGGCATGACTACTTTGGAAAAAGTGATCTGTCTCGCGGATTATATTGAACCTGGTCGTGATTTTCCGGGAGTCGACCATATCCGCCGATTGGCGGAGACCAGTCTGGAAGCCGGACTGGTAGCAGGATTTGATTCCACGATTAATCTGCTGCTCGCGCGGCGTCAGGTGATTTACCCGTTAACCGTTTTGTCCAGAAATGATCTGGTCAAACAACTTGAATTGGAGGGAGAACTTTAA
- the nadD gene encoding nicotinate-nucleotide adenylyltransferase, with the protein MKVGIMGGTFDPVHIGHMLAAEAALEGCGLDEVWFMPSHIPPHKHAAGVSGEQRLEMVEQAIGTNPAFRTLDIELVRGGVSYTIETIRALQERYDQHEFYFIIGADMVNSLTEWHGIEELAQRLTFVGVGRPGSVIHTETMPAYLQPRVVLVNMPQVDISSTDIRERLAAGQTIRYMVHDHVYEYIKRSGIYESDTR; encoded by the coding sequence ATGAAAGTCGGTATTATGGGAGGTACATTTGATCCTGTGCATATCGGGCATATGCTGGCCGCAGAGGCTGCGCTGGAAGGCTGTGGACTGGACGAAGTCTGGTTTATGCCTTCACATATTCCGCCGCATAAGCATGCGGCAGGTGTCAGCGGTGAACAGCGTCTGGAGATGGTGGAGCAGGCTATTGGCACCAATCCGGCATTCCGTACGCTGGATATCGAGCTGGTACGCGGTGGTGTATCCTATACGATTGAGACGATTCGTGCGCTGCAGGAGCGATATGATCAGCACGAATTCTACTTTATTATCGGAGCGGATATGGTCAATTCGCTGACCGAATGGCATGGGATCGAAGAACTGGCACAGCGTCTGACCTTTGTCGGTGTAGGACGTCCGGGCTCGGTTATTCATACGGAGACCATGCCTGCCTATCTGCAGCCGCGGGTCGTACTCGTCAATATGCCGCAGGTGGATATCTCTTCGACAGACATCCGTGAACGTCTTGCTGCCGGACAAACGATCCGTTATATGGTGCACGATCATGTGTATGAATATATCAAGAGGAGTGGAATCTATGAATCTGACACGCGCTGA
- a CDS encoding transglutaminase domain-containing protein, whose protein sequence is MMKWWSGIRSSWYYSLCLLWVMIIAYQWIQYAADIWYTETTLLVLGTMAAVAVIDIILPVNAWYRLLIKLVAVLVVVYYALDYYGIYAWLPGESLTANLELFVETLRSYVWFVISAWVLLEVSARIGTSRRAIIMFVGTNIVALAVLDSFTSATLWQEVAWVVFAGMGWLVSNHFRYFQERFPKGWKHLRKYPLKIVFNIAVIFSIVMLAGINMPEIQPTLKDPYTAWKNWHGESVITINGSSPMNGQGASSGYSREDSNLGGGFNFDYTPVMTVNTTSRSYWRGETRLAYSGTGWIDRSSNGWRELDPVEADDELSLNERSDVEKRTVKQQVKMLSDNNTTYPVLFGAYTIARVEDVNGGDDTSQLDWRSNNGEVHWSQTRQNRQYPESYSLISRVPVVPVTKLENESYDQLYAGKSLEPYLQVPSDFPKRVKDLAKEVTASAETPYRKIELLQQYLQNNYAYTNNPDLSRKKSSDFVDSFLFEIKEGYCDYYSTAMVMMARSLDIPARWVKGYAPGQASGYVTNDYFPDGATEYTVTNADAHSWAEIYFAGYGWIPVEATPGFDMPLLTENVQTPAATPDTPEPEAEAQKPEAEDTEAPVQASDYTVHPAIIWTASILIAAWIGFMLYRYRRQLKAAYMRIRYGEPMTPQQKVMEESKRWLSWMKRHGMDRQSHETLRESVGRWREMRPELSDTLDRILALFERAKYSPQVVTEDEWVSMKQYVQDLRKLWRKSAAK, encoded by the coding sequence ATGATGAAATGGTGGAGCGGTATTCGCAGCTCCTGGTATTACTCACTGTGTCTGCTGTGGGTAATGATTATTGCTTATCAATGGATTCAATATGCGGCAGACATCTGGTATACCGAGACGACACTGCTCGTACTCGGAACGATGGCTGCTGTTGCGGTTATAGATATTATACTGCCGGTGAATGCATGGTATCGACTGCTGATCAAGCTGGTCGCTGTGCTTGTTGTAGTGTATTATGCCCTGGATTATTACGGTATATATGCCTGGCTGCCGGGCGAGTCGCTTACTGCGAATCTGGAGCTGTTTGTAGAGACGCTTCGATCGTATGTATGGTTTGTTATCTCGGCATGGGTACTGCTGGAAGTATCCGCACGTATCGGTACATCGCGCCGGGCAATTATTATGTTCGTCGGTACAAATATTGTAGCGCTGGCGGTACTGGATTCCTTTACTTCGGCAACATTGTGGCAGGAAGTAGCCTGGGTCGTATTTGCAGGGATGGGCTGGCTCGTAAGTAATCACTTCCGTTATTTTCAGGAGAGATTTCCTAAGGGCTGGAAGCATCTGCGCAAATATCCGCTTAAGATTGTATTCAACATCGCTGTGATTTTTTCGATTGTAATGCTGGCCGGGATTAATATGCCGGAGATCCAGCCTACACTCAAAGATCCATACACGGCTTGGAAAAACTGGCATGGCGAATCGGTAATTACAATCAATGGCTCCAGTCCGATGAATGGTCAGGGTGCTTCTTCCGGTTACAGCCGCGAAGATTCCAATCTGGGCGGCGGATTCAATTTTGACTATACGCCGGTAATGACGGTGAATACTACCAGTCGTAGTTATTGGCGTGGAGAAACGAGGCTGGCCTATTCGGGAACCGGCTGGATTGACCGCTCTAGCAATGGATGGCGGGAGCTGGACCCGGTGGAAGCCGATGATGAGCTGTCCTTGAACGAGCGCTCCGATGTGGAGAAGCGCACAGTTAAGCAGCAGGTCAAAATGCTGTCCGACAACAATACAACGTATCCGGTTCTGTTCGGTGCGTATACTATTGCACGTGTCGAAGATGTAAACGGCGGGGATGATACGAGTCAGCTAGATTGGCGCAGCAATAACGGCGAAGTGCACTGGAGCCAGACCCGGCAGAATCGCCAGTATCCCGAATCCTACTCGCTGATATCCAGAGTGCCAGTTGTTCCGGTAACCAAGCTCGAAAATGAATCCTATGATCAGCTGTATGCCGGCAAATCGCTGGAGCCTTACTTACAGGTTCCGTCGGATTTTCCCAAGCGGGTCAAAGATCTGGCAAAAGAAGTGACTGCTTCGGCAGAGACGCCCTACCGCAAGATCGAGCTGCTGCAGCAGTATTTGCAAAATAATTATGCCTACACAAACAATCCCGATCTGTCCCGCAAAAAAAGCAGCGACTTTGTCGACAGCTTTTTATTCGAGATCAAGGAAGGGTATTGTGATTACTATTCCACAGCGATGGTCATGATGGCCCGTTCGCTGGATATCCCGGCTCGTTGGGTCAAGGGGTATGCTCCCGGTCAGGCATCCGGTTATGTCACTAATGACTATTTTCCGGATGGCGCGACAGAATATACGGTTACCAATGCGGATGCCCATTCCTGGGCAGAGATTTACTTTGCCGGTTATGGCTGGATTCCGGTAGAAGCAACACCTGGCTTTGATATGCCGCTGCTGACCGAGAATGTACAGACACCGGCAGCAACGCCGGATACACCGGAACCGGAAGCAGAAGCGCAAAAACCGGAAGCGGAAGATACCGAGGCACCTGTACAGGCGTCCGATTATACAGTTCATCCGGCAATCATTTGGACGGCATCTATTCTCATCGCTGCCTGGATCGGATTTATGCTGTATCGTTATCGTCGTCAGCTCAAAGCAGCATATATGCGGATTCGTTACGGCGAGCCGATGACACCGCAGCAAAAAGTCATGGAAGAATCCAAACGCTGGCTGAGCTGGATGAAGCGTCACGGCATGGATCGGCAATCCCATGAGACGCTGAGAGAGTCTGTAGGCAGGTGGCGCGAAATGCGTCCTGAGCTCAGTGATACTCTGGATCGAATACTTGCCCTGTTCGAAAGAGCGAAGTACAGTCCGCAAGTAGTAACCGAAGATGAATGGGTATCCATGAAACAGTATGTACAGGATTTACGAAAGTTATGGCGCAAATCTGCCGCAAAGTAG
- a CDS encoding shikimate dehydrogenase: protein MTDRNQENKSNALLLGVMGDPIGHSMSPVMHNIALEAAGLPGMYVPLHVKPEHLAEAVTGAKALGFAGFNVTIPHKVEIMKLLDELDESAISCGAVNTVVIRDGRMKGYNTDGIGYVRSLREEAGELTGRQVTVLGAGGAARGIIYALLKEKVAGITIVNRTVDKAVQLIKELNTSDVVMQTATYEELSQYLPQTDILINTTSIGMHPNVDETPVAAEQIPEGIIVSDLIYNPMETRLLREARTRGCRTVGGLGMFIYQGAYAYEYWTGQDAPVSLMHSAVLEALNHEHH, encoded by the coding sequence ATGACTGACCGGAATCAGGAAAACAAATCAAATGCTCTGCTGCTAGGAGTCATGGGCGATCCAATTGGCCACTCCATGTCTCCTGTCATGCATAATATTGCACTCGAAGCAGCCGGACTACCCGGCATGTATGTCCCGCTGCATGTGAAGCCCGAACATCTGGCCGAAGCGGTTACCGGTGCCAAAGCACTTGGGTTCGCAGGCTTCAACGTCACGATTCCGCACAAAGTCGAAATCATGAAGCTGCTGGACGAGCTGGATGAATCGGCAATCAGCTGCGGAGCGGTGAATACGGTAGTGATTCGCGACGGCCGTATGAAAGGCTACAATACCGATGGTATCGGCTATGTGCGCTCTCTTCGCGAAGAAGCCGGCGAACTAACCGGCCGGCAGGTAACGGTGCTGGGTGCCGGTGGAGCTGCCAGAGGCATAATTTATGCGCTGCTCAAGGAAAAGGTCGCGGGAATTACGATCGTCAATCGCACAGTTGATAAAGCGGTGCAGCTGATCAAGGAGTTGAATACATCCGATGTGGTGATGCAAACAGCAACGTATGAAGAGCTGTCACAGTATCTGCCGCAGACCGATATACTCATTAATACGACTTCGATCGGAATGCATCCGAATGTAGACGAGACGCCTGTAGCAGCCGAGCAGATTCCGGAAGGCATTATTGTCAGTGACCTCATTTACAATCCGATGGAGACGCGTCTGTTGCGTGAAGCACGTACTCGGGGCTGCCGTACGGTAGGCGGTCTGGGCATGTTCATCTATCAGGGCGCGTATGCGTATGAATACTGGACAGGGCAGGATGCACCGGTCTCGCTGATGCACAGCGCGGTGCTGGAAGCACTGAACCACGAACATCATTAA